One window from the genome of Elaeis guineensis isolate ETL-2024a chromosome 5, EG11, whole genome shotgun sequence encodes:
- the LOC105044606 gene encoding uncharacterized protein: protein MGVDYYKTLGVNRNAKDDDLKKAYRKLAMKWHPDKNPNNKKDAEAKFKQISEAYDVLSDPQKRAIYDQYGEDGLKGQVPPPTGGASGFPGGAAHFQFNPRSADEIFSEFFGFSSPFGTGGGRGMGDAAAGGSRGGGGPFPGGIFGEDIFAAFGGGRGGAEASARKAPQIERTLVCSLEDLYKGKTKKMRISRDVMDSNGRPASVEEILTIDIKPGWKKGTKITFPEKGNEQRSLVPADLVFIIDERPHGIFKREGNDLIVTQKISLVEALTGYVVQLTTLDGRSLTIPIDTIISPTYEEIVQGEGMPITKEPSKKGNLRIKFQIKFPSKLTPEQKAGIKQLLAPS, encoded by the exons atggGGGTGGATTATTACAAGACCCTCGGCGTCAACCGGAACGCCAAGGATGACGACCTCAAGAAGGCCTACCGCAAGCTCGCCATGAAATGGCACCCCGACAAGAACCCCAACAACAAGAAAGACGCTGAGGCCAAGTTCAAGCAAATCTCCGAAGCCTACGAT GTTTTGAGCGATCCGCAAAAGAGGGCGATCTACGATCAGTACGGAGAGGACGGGCTTAAGGGGCAGGTCCCCCCGCCTACCGGCGGGGCCTCGGGGTTCCCCGGCGGCGCTGCCCATTTCCAGTTCAACCCCCGGAGCGCCGACGAGATCTTTTCCGAGTTCTTCGGCTTCTCCAGCCCGTTCGGCACCGGCGGCGGCCGGGGGATGGGGGACGCTGCCGCCGGTGGGTCCCGCGGCGGCGGCGGTCCGTTCCCCGGAGGCATCTTTGGGGAGGATATATTCGCGGCGTTCGGGGGAGGGAGAGGGGGCGCGGAGGCGTCCGCCAGGAAGGCGCCGCAGATCGAGCGGACATTGGTTTGTAGCCTTGAGGATCTATACAAGGGGAAGACGAAGAAAATGAGGATCTCGAGGGATGTGATGGACTCCAATGG GAGGCCGGCTAGTGTGGAGGAGATTTTGACTATTGACATCAAGCCTGGCTGGAAGAAGGGTACAAAGATCACATTCCCAGAGAAAGGCAATGAGCAGCGCAGTTTAGTACCTGCAGATCTGGTTTTCATCATTGATGAAAGACCTCATGGCATCTTTAAGAGGGAAGGGAATGATTTGATCGTCACCCAGAAGATCTCACTTGTTGAAGCTCTCACAGGTTATGTCGTACAGCTGACAACTCTCGATGGTCGAAGTCTAACTATTCCCATCGATACCATAATCAGTCCCACTTATGAGGAAATTGTTCAAGGTGAAGGGATGCCAATTACAAAAGAGCCATCTAAGAAAGGAAACTTAAGGATTAAATTTCAAATCAAGTTCCCCTCTAAACTTACACCAGAGCAAAAGGCAGGCATCAAGCAGTTGTTAGCTCCTTCTTGA